A single genomic interval of Burkholderia cepacia ATCC 25416 harbors:
- a CDS encoding 3-hydroxybutyrate dehydrogenase: MAADLNGKTAVVTGAASGIGKEIALELAKAGAAVAIADLNQDGANAVADEIVKAGGKAIGVAMDVTNEEAVNSGIDKVAETFGSVDILVSNAGIQIVNPIENYSFSDWKKMQAIHVDGAFLTTKAALKHMYKDDRGGVVIYMGSVHSHEASPLKSAYVTAKHGLLGLARVLAKEGAKHNVRSHVVCPGFVRTPLVDKQIPEQAKELGISEEEVVKKVMLGNTVDGVFTTVQDVAQTVLFLSAFPSAALTGQSVVVSHGWFMQ; the protein is encoded by the coding sequence ATGGCAGCAGATCTGAATGGCAAGACCGCAGTCGTCACGGGCGCCGCGAGCGGCATCGGCAAGGAAATCGCACTCGAGCTCGCGAAAGCGGGCGCGGCCGTCGCGATCGCCGACCTGAACCAGGACGGCGCGAACGCCGTTGCCGACGAGATCGTCAAGGCGGGCGGCAAGGCGATCGGCGTCGCGATGGACGTGACGAACGAGGAAGCCGTGAACAGCGGTATCGACAAGGTGGCCGAAACGTTCGGCTCGGTCGACATCCTCGTGTCGAACGCGGGCATCCAGATCGTCAACCCGATCGAGAACTACTCGTTCTCCGACTGGAAGAAGATGCAGGCGATCCACGTCGACGGGGCATTCCTGACGACCAAGGCCGCGCTCAAGCACATGTACAAGGATGATCGCGGCGGTGTCGTGATCTACATGGGTTCGGTGCACTCGCACGAAGCGTCGCCGCTGAAATCGGCGTACGTGACGGCCAAGCACGGGCTGCTCGGCCTGGCCCGCGTGCTGGCGAAGGAAGGCGCGAAGCACAACGTGCGCTCGCACGTCGTGTGTCCGGGCTTCGTGCGCACGCCGCTGGTCGACAAGCAGATTCCGGAACAGGCGAAGGAGCTCGGGATCAGCGAAGAGGAAGTGGTGAAGAAGGTGATGCTCGGCAATACGGTCGACGGCGTGTTCACGACGGTGCAGGACGTCGCGCAGACGGTGCTGTTCCTGTCGGCGTTCCCGAGCGCCGCGCTCACGGGCCAGTCGGTCGTCGTCAGCCACGGCTGGTTCATGCAGTAA
- a CDS encoding potassium channel beta subunit family protein — translation MHYRRLGRSGLQISELSLGSWVTYGNQVDQRVARECLAAARDAGVNFFDNAEVYAGGKSEEIMGHALKSLDWPRVSYIVSTKFFWGLAEAPNQYHTLNRKYLLNAIDGSLRRLQLDYVDLVYCHRPDPNTPIEETVWAMSDMIVRGKALYWGTSEWSADEIRAACEIAERHHLHKPVVEQPQYNLFHRTRVEKEYARLYDDYGLGLTTWSPLASGLLTGKYRNGVPPGSRAQLQGYDWMRDRLTDQAANDIVERLGEIATELGCSTGQLAIAWVLANPHVSSVITGASRIEQIGDNMRALDVASKLTPDVKQRIEEVVGDAYE, via the coding sequence ATGCACTATCGACGGCTAGGCCGCTCCGGCCTGCAGATCAGCGAGCTTTCGCTCGGCTCGTGGGTGACGTACGGCAACCAGGTCGACCAGCGGGTCGCGCGCGAATGCCTTGCCGCGGCACGCGACGCGGGCGTCAATTTCTTCGACAACGCCGAGGTGTACGCCGGCGGCAAATCCGAGGAAATCATGGGTCATGCGCTCAAGTCCCTCGATTGGCCGCGTGTCAGCTATATCGTGTCCACCAAGTTCTTCTGGGGGCTCGCCGAAGCGCCGAACCAGTATCACACGCTGAACCGGAAATACCTGCTGAACGCCATCGACGGCTCACTGCGCCGGCTTCAGCTCGACTACGTCGATCTCGTCTATTGCCATCGCCCCGATCCGAACACGCCGATCGAGGAAACCGTCTGGGCAATGAGCGACATGATCGTGCGCGGCAAGGCGCTGTACTGGGGCACGTCGGAATGGAGCGCCGACGAGATCCGTGCTGCCTGCGAGATCGCCGAACGGCACCACCTGCACAAGCCGGTTGTCGAGCAGCCGCAGTACAACCTGTTCCATCGCACGCGGGTCGAAAAGGAATATGCACGGCTCTACGACGACTACGGTCTCGGCCTCACGACCTGGAGCCCGCTGGCATCGGGCCTGCTCACCGGCAAGTACCGTAACGGCGTACCGCCCGGCAGCCGCGCGCAGTTACAGGGGTACGACTGGATGCGCGACCGCCTGACCGACCAGGCCGCCAACGACATCGTCGAACGGCTCGGCGAAATTGCGACGGAGCTCGGCTGCAGCACCGGCCAGCTCGCGATCGCGTGGGTGCTCGCGAATCCTCACGTGAGCTCGGTCATCACTGGCGCGTCGCGGATCGAGCAGATCGGCGACAACATGCGCGCGCTCGACGTTGCCTCGAAGCTGACACCGGATGTGAAACAACGCATCGAAGAGGTGGTCGGCGATGCGTACGAATGA
- a CDS encoding 23S rRNA (adenine(2030)-N(6))-methyltransferase RlmJ yields MLSYRHGFHAGNHADVLKHAVVVQLLRYLNKKDKSYWYIDTHAGAGVYSLRDGYAAKTSEFDTGIGRLWNEKNLPEALGDYVDEVRALNDDGELRFYPGSPYIAWRSMREQDRMRLFEMHTTEIDVLRHNFRDAGRRAMIFAGDGFEGIKALLPPPPRRALVLIDPSYEDKKDYARTVTCVTECLKRFATGCYAVWYPQVTRTESQRFPEQLKRLQPNNWLHLTLTVSNPPTDGLGLYGSGMFILNPPYTLAQSMNEALPYLVEMLGQDSGARCQIEHRGN; encoded by the coding sequence ATGCTCAGTTATCGTCACGGTTTTCACGCAGGCAACCACGCGGACGTGCTCAAGCACGCCGTCGTCGTCCAGCTGCTGCGCTACCTGAACAAGAAAGACAAGTCGTACTGGTACATCGACACACATGCAGGTGCCGGCGTGTACTCGCTGCGCGACGGTTACGCGGCAAAGACGTCGGAATTCGACACCGGCATCGGCCGACTGTGGAACGAAAAGAACTTGCCGGAAGCGCTGGGCGACTATGTGGATGAAGTCCGCGCGCTGAACGACGACGGTGAACTGCGCTTCTACCCGGGGTCCCCGTACATCGCATGGCGATCGATGCGCGAGCAGGACCGGATGCGGCTGTTCGAAATGCACACGACGGAAATCGACGTGCTGCGCCACAATTTCCGCGATGCGGGGCGACGCGCGATGATCTTTGCCGGAGACGGTTTCGAAGGCATCAAGGCGCTGCTGCCGCCGCCGCCGCGACGCGCACTCGTGCTGATCGACCCGTCCTACGAGGACAAGAAGGATTACGCGCGCACGGTGACTTGCGTGACGGAGTGTCTGAAGCGTTTCGCGACGGGCTGCTATGCCGTCTGGTACCCGCAGGTGACCCGAACGGAATCGCAGCGCTTTCCCGAGCAGTTGAAGCGCCTGCAACCGAACAACTGGCTGCACCTGACACTGACGGTGTCGAATCCACCCACTGACGGGCTCGGTCTCTACGGCAGCGGGATGTTCATCCTGAATCCGCCGTACACCCTCGCCCAGAGCATGAACGAGGCACTGCCCTATCTGGTCGAGATGCTGGGACAGGATAGCGGCGCCCGCTGCCAGATCGAGCACCGCGGAAACTGA
- a CDS encoding DUF3563 family protein has protein sequence MIAYIVEKLSNWFESAERERREAYLATSSDIVQLESRIRSLETNGYSL, from the coding sequence ATGATCGCCTACATCGTCGAAAAGCTGAGCAACTGGTTCGAATCCGCAGAACGTGAACGTCGTGAGGCTTACCTCGCCACGTCGTCGGACATCGTCCAGCTCGAAAGCCGTATCCGCTCGCTCGAAACCAACGGCTACTCGCTGTAA
- the cueR gene encoding Cu(I)-responsive transcriptional regulator, which yields MNIGDASRESGVSAKMIRYYEQVGLLAPSKRTDAGYRIYGADEIHILRFIRQARRLGFLVEDIRKLLTLWQDRSRASSEVKSIALEHVAELDKRIAELSDMRDTLADLAAHCHGDGRPECPILARLSDPVSEPN from the coding sequence ATGAATATCGGCGACGCGTCGCGCGAATCCGGAGTCAGCGCAAAAATGATCCGGTACTACGAACAGGTTGGCCTGCTTGCGCCGAGCAAACGTACCGACGCCGGCTACCGGATCTACGGCGCGGACGAAATTCATATCCTGCGCTTCATCCGTCAGGCGAGACGCCTAGGCTTTCTCGTCGAGGACATCCGCAAGCTGCTAACGCTCTGGCAAGATCGTTCCCGCGCGAGCTCAGAAGTGAAGTCGATCGCGCTCGAGCACGTGGCCGAACTCGACAAGCGCATCGCGGAGCTGAGCGACATGCGCGACACGCTGGCCGATCTTGCTGCGCACTGTCATGGTGACGGGCGTCCCGAATGCCCGATTTTGGCGCGTTTGTCCGACCCCGTCAGTGAACCAAATTAG
- a CDS encoding DUF2863 family protein, translating into MRQRIAKRLPPDADKLVGLSLALFASGSRIEDRFWEAKLDALLAKIVRNGNQTTLDAALDHLQQNHPDAYGALADMAETHSESMVIEHDGQPFDALLVAVPVLAWTRYMIPSGPLKSDVADALRTHLQAHVLANGTLVGLAPFLYSIDQLPRHHVETYRLAQQLAHAAITQHTPKLSFGDLPETSPILADPRFLLAVVAAPAGAPLFRWQEEENGSRIERGQCLEQWTAQGGPNLSIALPGCEFECLLPDAYYSACRDADERVRPHTVRTAIRYLFDTLGAAPQELRAVVAGFGERRIDEYRVGFTRRASNDVIYGVVWPLYGRENGDVSIDSATLEGEAPIEGPLEEIVSLLKECGVTDVRRHAGRFEPEYCDDCGVPLYADPLGEIVHAEMPEDASPAQPHFH; encoded by the coding sequence ATGCGCCAGCGAATCGCCAAACGCCTCCCCCCCGATGCCGACAAACTGGTCGGTCTGTCGCTTGCGCTCTTCGCGTCGGGCAGCCGCATCGAGGATCGCTTCTGGGAAGCGAAGCTCGACGCGCTGCTCGCCAAGATTGTCCGCAACGGCAACCAGACCACGCTCGACGCAGCGCTCGACCATCTTCAGCAGAATCATCCCGACGCCTATGGCGCGCTCGCCGACATGGCCGAGACGCACAGCGAGTCGATGGTGATCGAGCACGACGGCCAACCGTTCGACGCGCTGCTGGTCGCCGTCCCGGTTCTCGCATGGACGCGCTACATGATTCCGTCCGGCCCGCTCAAGAGTGACGTTGCCGACGCGCTGCGAACGCACCTGCAGGCACACGTCCTTGCGAACGGCACCCTCGTCGGCCTGGCACCGTTCCTTTACAGCATTGACCAGTTGCCGCGGCACCACGTCGAGACCTACCGGCTGGCCCAGCAGCTCGCTCATGCAGCGATCACCCAGCACACCCCCAAGCTCAGCTTCGGCGACCTGCCTGAAACCTCGCCGATCCTGGCCGACCCGCGCTTCCTGCTCGCCGTCGTCGCCGCACCCGCCGGCGCGCCGCTGTTCCGATGGCAGGAAGAGGAAAACGGCAGCCGGATCGAGCGCGGCCAGTGCCTCGAGCAATGGACGGCCCAGGGCGGCCCGAACCTGTCGATCGCCCTGCCCGGCTGCGAGTTCGAATGCCTGCTTCCGGACGCGTACTATTCGGCTTGCCGGGATGCGGACGAACGGGTGCGTCCGCACACGGTGCGAACCGCCATTCGTTATCTTTTCGACACACTTGGTGCGGCACCGCAAGAGCTGCGCGCGGTGGTCGCCGGCTTCGGCGAACGCCGTATCGACGAGTATCGTGTCGGCTTCACGCGGCGTGCCAGCAACGACGTAATCTACGGTGTCGTATGGCCGCTTTACGGCCGTGAAAACGGCGACGTGTCGATCGACAGCGCGACGCTCGAAGGCGAAGCGCCGATCGAAGGACCGCTCGAGGAAATCGTGAGCCTGTTGAAGGAATGCGGTGTAACCGACGTCCGGCGGCACGCGGGCCGCTTCGAACCCGAATACTGCGACGATTGCGGCGTACCGCTTTACGCAGATCCGCTCGGCGAAATCGTCCACGCGGAAATGCCGGAAGACGCGTCACCCGCCCAGCCGCACTTTCACTGA
- a CDS encoding response regulator transcription factor: MRFLMLNSDAERRDGLKALLRQIDRHASINDAPDSFQARRLLRNQRFDLVAIDWLDVGRLSELQAICSACSPTPVAVLVDETSPEAIQRFFNYGVSGVIPHSTRPHLIVRALEIVLLGGHYIPPIALRLLPSTAAARYDAHFQTLAGSLPRRPPSGLLSPRQAQIMRFVHMGSTNKMIARTLGISEGTVKIHLASIFQQLGAANRAAAVAIYNGWLSPHLEVLLANRNRTRKPPIGEQGPVPLRTQRKDRPYPLPASIDSTQDLPIAAEPPARFRRER; encoded by the coding sequence ATGCGGTTCCTGATGCTCAATTCAGACGCCGAGCGGCGTGACGGACTGAAGGCTCTGTTACGACAGATCGACCGTCACGCCAGCATCAACGATGCGCCCGACAGTTTTCAGGCGCGCAGGCTGCTGCGCAACCAGCGTTTCGACCTCGTCGCGATCGACTGGCTCGACGTCGGCCGACTCAGCGAGCTTCAGGCGATCTGCAGCGCGTGCTCGCCGACACCCGTCGCCGTTCTGGTCGACGAAACATCGCCGGAAGCCATCCAGCGCTTCTTCAACTATGGTGTCTCCGGCGTGATCCCGCATTCCACCCGGCCACACCTGATCGTGCGTGCGCTCGAGATCGTTCTGCTGGGCGGACATTACATCCCGCCGATCGCGCTCCGTCTGCTGCCTTCCACTGCTGCGGCGCGCTACGATGCCCATTTCCAGACGCTCGCCGGATCGCTTCCCCGCCGGCCGCCGAGCGGCCTCTTGTCGCCACGCCAAGCTCAGATCATGCGCTTCGTCCATATGGGCAGCACCAACAAGATGATCGCCCGTACGCTCGGCATCAGCGAAGGCACCGTCAAGATCCACCTCGCCAGCATCTTCCAGCAACTCGGTGCCGCCAACCGCGCCGCCGCGGTCGCGATCTACAACGGCTGGCTGTCGCCCCACCTCGAGGTGCTGCTGGCGAATCGCAACCGCACGCGCAAGCCGCCCATCGGCGAACAGGGCCCGGTTCCGCTGCGTACGCAACGGAAAGACCGCCCGTACCCGTTGCCAGCCTCAATCGACAGCACGCAGGACTTGCCGATCGCCGCTGAACCGCCGGCACGGTTCCGGCGCGAACGCTAG
- a CDS encoding energy-coupling factor ABC transporter permease translates to MGFLFTPLPLWVGIGGWIAAVALLALAIWNRPFVRLQDATLQHVWLALVTAITVLWASNAWLEDGIVMHLLGATLLVTLFDWTLALIAMGTVTAVAAIIFDAPWQGIGLTYLIYGALPVAVSALLQRAALAWLPHNLASFITGQGFLSPAIAIIAVAAAAAGVQLALADGVPVVIPAGYLLNTALLALGEAWFTGMATALIAVYRPAWVTTFDVRRYRLGGPRA, encoded by the coding sequence ATGGGTTTCCTCTTCACACCGCTTCCGCTCTGGGTTGGCATCGGTGGCTGGATCGCCGCCGTGGCCCTGCTCGCGCTCGCGATCTGGAATCGTCCCTTCGTGCGCCTGCAGGACGCCACGCTCCAGCACGTGTGGCTTGCGCTCGTCACCGCCATTACGGTCCTCTGGGCCTCGAATGCGTGGCTCGAAGACGGCATCGTCATGCATCTGCTTGGCGCGACGCTGCTCGTCACACTGTTCGACTGGACTCTCGCATTGATCGCGATGGGCACCGTCACGGCGGTTGCCGCGATCATTTTCGACGCGCCCTGGCAGGGCATTGGCCTGACCTATCTGATCTACGGCGCGCTGCCGGTCGCCGTGTCGGCATTGCTGCAGCGCGCCGCACTCGCATGGTTGCCGCACAATCTCGCGTCGTTCATCACCGGCCAGGGATTCCTGTCGCCAGCCATCGCAATCATCGCAGTCGCCGCTGCCGCGGCCGGGGTCCAGCTCGCGCTGGCGGACGGCGTGCCTGTCGTGATTCCGGCCGGCTATCTGCTGAACACCGCGCTTCTCGCACTCGGCGAAGCGTGGTTCACCGGCATGGCAACGGCACTCATCGCGGTCTATCGTCCCGCGTGGGTCACGACCTTCGACGTCCGGCGCTATCGCCTCGGCGGCCCGCGCGCCTGA
- a CDS encoding BspC domain-containing protein produces MSHSLLTNNQMDSSPASLRIIRALGKLAACIAGLSLALPTPAFADLLDQRSELINKFVNEMHADPLAADCAAHGSFIASTSSAFDRVDFAPNTFDSGNATITPWNDSFDQGKQRVKVDNIVTVDGLGIHSDGSDPTPLKFRCGYVGQQMLAFSWNDPVPPLKPRVERSTSSTKKFKGKSHRGKVKAKASSRTGSKKAAATKKSSGQKKVVKKSAKKS; encoded by the coding sequence ATGTCTCATTCGCTCCTCACCAATAACCAGATGGACAGCTCTCCTGCGTCGCTCCGGATTATCCGGGCGCTCGGCAAGCTGGCAGCCTGTATTGCGGGCCTGTCGCTTGCGCTTCCGACACCGGCATTCGCCGACCTGCTCGACCAGCGCTCCGAACTGATCAACAAATTCGTCAACGAAATGCATGCCGATCCGCTCGCCGCCGATTGTGCGGCGCACGGCAGCTTCATCGCCAGCACGTCGTCGGCGTTCGACCGCGTCGACTTCGCGCCGAACACATTCGACAGCGGCAACGCGACAATCACGCCATGGAACGACTCGTTCGACCAGGGCAAGCAGCGCGTGAAGGTCGACAATATCGTCACGGTCGACGGGCTCGGCATCCACAGCGACGGCAGCGACCCGACGCCGCTGAAATTCCGATGCGGCTATGTCGGTCAGCAAATGCTCGCCTTCAGCTGGAACGACCCGGTTCCGCCGCTGAAGCCGCGCGTCGAGCGCTCCACGTCCTCGACGAAGAAGTTCAAGGGCAAGTCGCACCGAGGCAAGGTCAAGGCGAAAGCATCGAGCCGCACCGGCAGCAAGAAGGCCGCCGCAACGAAAAAGTCGAGCGGACAGAAGAAGGTCGTGAAGAAGAGCGCGAAGAAGTCCTGA
- a CDS encoding M14 family metallopeptidase — MALSITSNFDAGAIDVVSCDSPDAIRLRVRGDNRSEFAQWFYYRLTGARGERCVMTFENAAECAYPSGWRNYSAVASYDRVDWFRVPTTFDGKTMTIDHTPEFDSIYYAYFEPYSEERHAAFLGAVQQLPQASVVELGRTVEGRPMSLLTLGTPETDGAPKKKVWIIARQHPGESMAEWFVEGLVKRLAGWGDWAGDPVARKLYDRVTFHIVPNMNPDGSVHGNLRTNAAGANLNREWMAPDAERSPEVLAVRDAIHAIGCDMFFDIHGDEDLPYVFVAGSEMLPSFTEQQGKEQTAFIEAFKVASPDFQTEHGYAASKYKEDALKLASKYIGHQFGCLSLTLEMPFKDNANLPDERVGWNGERSAALGAAMLAAILVHVDTFA, encoded by the coding sequence ATGGCCCTTTCGATCACCAGCAATTTCGACGCAGGCGCAATCGACGTCGTGTCGTGCGACAGCCCCGATGCGATTCGGTTACGCGTGCGCGGCGACAACCGCTCGGAATTCGCGCAATGGTTTTACTACCGCTTGACGGGCGCGCGCGGCGAGCGCTGTGTGATGACGTTCGAGAATGCTGCCGAATGCGCGTATCCGTCGGGCTGGCGCAATTACAGCGCGGTGGCGAGCTACGACCGGGTCGACTGGTTCCGCGTGCCGACGACGTTCGACGGCAAGACGATGACCATCGACCATACGCCGGAATTCGACAGCATCTACTACGCATATTTCGAACCGTACTCGGAAGAGCGTCATGCGGCATTTCTCGGTGCGGTCCAGCAGTTGCCGCAGGCGAGCGTCGTCGAACTCGGTCGCACGGTCGAAGGTCGTCCGATGTCGCTGCTGACGCTCGGTACGCCGGAGACCGACGGCGCACCGAAGAAGAAGGTGTGGATCATCGCGCGCCAGCATCCCGGCGAGTCGATGGCCGAGTGGTTCGTCGAAGGCCTCGTCAAGCGGCTGGCCGGATGGGGCGACTGGGCCGGCGATCCTGTCGCGCGCAAGCTCTACGATCGCGTGACGTTCCACATCGTCCCGAACATGAATCCGGACGGCAGCGTGCATGGCAACCTGCGCACCAACGCGGCGGGCGCGAACCTGAACCGCGAGTGGATGGCGCCCGATGCCGAGCGCAGCCCCGAGGTGCTGGCCGTGCGCGATGCGATCCATGCGATCGGCTGCGACATGTTCTTCGATATCCACGGCGACGAGGATCTGCCGTACGTGTTCGTTGCCGGGTCGGAAATGCTGCCGAGCTTTACCGAGCAGCAGGGCAAGGAGCAGACCGCGTTCATCGAGGCGTTCAAGGTTGCGAGCCCGGACTTCCAGACTGAGCACGGCTATGCGGCGAGCAAGTACAAGGAGGACGCGCTCAAGCTCGCGTCGAAGTACATCGGCCACCAGTTCGGCTGCCTGTCGCTGACGCTCGAGATGCCGTTCAAGGACAACGCGAACCTGCCCGACGAGCGAGTCGGCTGGAACGGCGAGCGAAGCGCGGCGCTCGGCGCGGCGATGCTGGCTGCGATCCTGGTGCACGTCGACACGTTCGCGTAA
- the yaaA gene encoding peroxide stress protein YaaA yields MIIVLSPAKSLDYDTPAHVQSYTKPAFVDDASELIDGLRKLSPQDIATLMDISDPLARLNFQRYADWSPTFTPANAKQAVLAFNGDVYEGFDAKSLSSADLDYAQQHVRVLSGLYGLLRPLDLLQPYRLEMGTRFANARGKDLYAFWGDRITRALNEQLETRSGAARVLVNCASTEYFKSVKPKLLAAPVVTPVFEDWKGGRYKIISFHAKRARGLMARFIVENRIADPKALKEFATEGYAFDAAASNDSTYVYRRRVGE; encoded by the coding sequence ATGATAATCGTTCTCTCTCCCGCCAAATCCCTCGACTACGATACGCCCGCGCACGTCCAGTCTTACACGAAGCCTGCATTCGTCGACGACGCGTCCGAGCTGATCGACGGCCTGCGCAAGCTTTCGCCGCAGGACATCGCGACGCTGATGGATATCTCCGATCCGCTTGCACGCCTGAATTTCCAGCGCTACGCGGACTGGTCACCGACCTTTACGCCGGCCAACGCGAAGCAGGCCGTGCTCGCATTCAACGGCGACGTATATGAAGGATTCGACGCCAAATCGCTGTCGTCCGCCGATCTCGACTATGCGCAGCAGCACGTGCGCGTGCTGTCGGGGCTGTACGGGCTGCTGCGTCCGCTCGATCTGCTGCAGCCGTACCGTCTCGAGATGGGTACGCGTTTCGCGAACGCGCGCGGCAAGGATCTGTACGCGTTCTGGGGCGACCGTATCACGCGGGCGCTGAACGAGCAGCTCGAAACGCGCAGCGGCGCGGCGCGCGTGCTCGTCAACTGCGCATCGACCGAATACTTCAAGTCGGTCAAGCCGAAACTGCTGGCCGCGCCCGTCGTCACGCCGGTGTTCGAGGACTGGAAGGGCGGCCGCTACAAGATCATCAGCTTCCATGCGAAGCGTGCGCGCGGCCTGATGGCGCGTTTTATCGTCGAGAACCGGATTGCCGACCCGAAGGCGCTGAAGGAATTCGCGACGGAAGGCTATGCGTTCGATGCGGCTGCGTCGAACGATTCGACTTACGTATATCGCCGGCGAGTCGGCGAGTGA
- a CDS encoding putative toxin-antitoxin system toxin component, PIN family has translation MTRSPAPHAAHRVVLDSNVWIDILVFDDPATRPIRAALERGTLAAVIDGRCLTELEYVLDYPQFQARAVDKAAALATVARLASLVEPPAVDADAPPLPKCKDRDDQKFLELARAAQADWLVSKDRALLKLAKRTARDFGFRIAQPAPFAEACALDATPA, from the coding sequence ATGACCCGCTCTCCCGCCCCGCATGCCGCGCATCGCGTCGTGCTCGACTCGAACGTCTGGATCGACATCCTCGTATTCGACGACCCCGCTACGCGCCCGATCCGCGCCGCGCTCGAACGCGGCACGCTTGCCGCCGTGATCGACGGCCGCTGCCTGACCGAACTCGAGTATGTGCTCGATTATCCGCAGTTCCAGGCGCGCGCCGTCGACAAGGCGGCCGCGCTCGCAACCGTCGCTCGCCTGGCGAGCCTCGTCGAGCCGCCGGCCGTCGACGCCGACGCGCCGCCGCTGCCGAAGTGCAAGGACCGCGACGACCAGAAGTTTCTTGAACTCGCCCGCGCCGCCCAGGCCGATTGGCTCGTGTCGAAAGACCGCGCGCTGCTGAAGCTCGCGAAGCGCACTGCGCGCGATTTCGGCTTCCGGATCGCGCAACCGGCCCCCTTTGCCGAGGCCTGCGCGCTCGACGCCACGCCGGCTTGA
- a CDS encoding pyridoxal phosphate-dependent aminotransferase, with product MNAPSDMPTTPVFPSRLPNVGTTIFTVMSALAAEKGAVNLGQGFPDFDCDPRIVDAVAAAMRNGHNQYPPMAGVAPLREAIADKIAQVYGRRYDPATEITVTAGATQALLTAILCTVHPGDEVIVVEPTYDSYLPSIELAGGTPVFVTLEAPDYAIPFDRLAAAITPKTRMILINTPHNPTGTVWREADMRKLEEIVRGTNVLILSDEVYEHMVYDGARHESVARYPELAARSFIVSSFGKTYHVTGWKVGYVAAPAALTAEFRKVHQFNVFTVNTPMQVGLADYLRDPAPYLTLADFYQKKRDFFRAGLERTRFKLLPCTGTYFQCVDYSAISDLPEAEFSKWLTSEIGVAAIPVSAFYHEPHESGVVRFCFAKQESTLASALERLARL from the coding sequence ATGAACGCTCCTTCAGACATGCCAACGACTCCCGTTTTCCCTTCGCGCCTGCCGAACGTCGGCACGACGATCTTCACGGTCATGAGCGCGCTTGCAGCAGAAAAAGGCGCCGTGAACCTCGGCCAGGGCTTTCCGGATTTCGACTGCGATCCGCGCATCGTCGATGCGGTTGCCGCCGCGATGCGTAACGGGCACAACCAGTATCCGCCGATGGCCGGTGTCGCACCGCTGCGCGAGGCGATCGCAGACAAGATCGCGCAGGTCTACGGCCGGCGTTACGATCCGGCGACCGAAATCACCGTCACGGCCGGCGCGACGCAGGCACTGCTGACCGCGATCCTGTGCACGGTGCATCCGGGTGATGAAGTGATCGTCGTCGAACCGACCTACGACAGCTACCTGCCGTCGATCGAACTCGCGGGCGGCACACCTGTGTTCGTCACGCTGGAGGCGCCCGACTACGCGATTCCGTTCGACCGTCTGGCGGCTGCGATCACGCCGAAAACGCGCATGATCCTGATCAACACGCCGCATAACCCGACGGGTACCGTGTGGCGCGAGGCCGACATGCGCAAGCTCGAAGAGATCGTGCGTGGCACCAACGTGCTGATTCTGTCCGACGAGGTCTACGAGCACATGGTCTATGACGGCGCGCGCCATGAGAGCGTCGCGCGTTATCCGGAGCTCGCCGCGCGCAGCTTCATCGTGTCGAGTTTCGGCAAGACCTATCACGTGACGGGCTGGAAGGTCGGTTATGTCGCAGCCCCTGCCGCGCTGACCGCCGAATTCCGCAAGGTCCACCAGTTCAACGTGTTCACGGTGAACACGCCGATGCAGGTCGGGCTCGCCGACTACCTGCGCGACCCGGCACCGTACCTGACGCTTGCGGACTTCTACCAGAAGAAGCGCGACTTCTTCCGGGCCGGCCTCGAGCGCACGCGCTTCAAGCTGCTGCCCTGCACGGGCACGTACTTCCAGTGCGTCGATTATTCGGCGATCAGCGACCTGCCGGAAGCGGAATTCTCGAAGTGGCTCACGTCGGAGATCGGCGTGGCCGCCATTCCGGTGTCGGCGTTCTATCACGAGCCGCACGAATCGGGCGTCGTACGCTTCTGCTTCGCGAAGCAGGAAAGCACGCTCGCATCGGCGCTCGAACGGCTCGCCCGCCTGTAA